In a genomic window of Candidatus Thiothrix sulfatifontis:
- a CDS encoding S-methyl-5'-thioinosine phosphorylase, producing the protein MSDIEFAVIGGTGLTAIEGLEVIHREVVHTPYGEPSGPVTHGMIAGKRIAFLARHGYTHNIPPHRVNYRANLWALKSLGVKKIVAVAAVGGITPEMQPMRLVIPDQIVDYTHGRAHTFFEDGLVDVTHIDFSWPYCAEMRHALLAAAESAQLDVVPRGTYAATQGPRLETAAEIIRLERDGCDLVGMTAMPEAALARELELCYATCAVVANWAAGKDSEEITMEDIQQNLVGGMANARALLRALVC; encoded by the coding sequence ATGAGTGATATTGAATTTGCAGTAATCGGCGGCACTGGGCTGACCGCCATTGAGGGTTTGGAAGTTATTCACCGTGAAGTGGTGCACACACCCTACGGTGAGCCGTCCGGTCCGGTGACGCATGGCATGATTGCGGGTAAGCGCATTGCGTTTTTGGCGCGGCACGGTTACACCCACAATATCCCCCCGCATCGGGTGAATTACCGCGCGAATTTGTGGGCGTTGAAAAGCTTGGGCGTGAAAAAAATCGTGGCGGTTGCCGCAGTGGGCGGGATTACGCCGGAGATGCAGCCGATGCGTTTGGTGATTCCCGATCAGATTGTGGATTACACGCACGGGCGGGCGCATACCTTTTTTGAAGACGGTTTGGTTGATGTGACCCACATTGATTTTTCTTGGCCGTATTGTGCGGAAATGCGTCATGCGTTGCTGGCAGCGGCTGAATCCGCGCAGTTGGATGTGGTGCCGCGTGGCACGTATGCCGCTACCCAAGGCCCGCGTTTGGAAACCGCTGCTGAAATTATCCGTCTGGAACGCGATGGCTGCGATTTGGTGGGGATGACGGCAATGCCGGAGGCTGCACTTGCCCGCGAATTGGAGCTTTGCTACGCGACGTGCGCAGTGGTGGCTAATTGGGCGGCTGGTAAAGACAGCGAGGAAATCACCATGGAAGATATTCAGCAAAATTTAGTGGGTGGCATGGCGAATGCGCGGGCACTGTTGCGGGCGTTAGTGTGCTGA
- a CDS encoding hypoxanthine-guanine phosphoribosyltransferase translates to MVITSADAALAMAEADLLYSAEDIALTLDKMAAEITAKLADKNPLVLCVMTGGVILTGHLLTRLAFPLEQDYLHATRYRGATSGSKTITWLHKPDTSLEERHVLLVDDILDEGYTLREITQWCREQGAASVHVAVLADKQHARRVDGVRRDFSALELPDRYVFGFGMDYKEYWRNANGIYAVKGL, encoded by the coding sequence ATGGTTATCACAAGTGCTGATGCTGCCCTGGCCATGGCAGAAGCTGATTTATTGTATTCCGCTGAGGATATTGCGCTTACGTTGGATAAAATGGCGGCTGAAATTACCGCAAAGTTGGCGGATAAAAATCCACTGGTTTTGTGTGTGATGACCGGCGGGGTGATTTTGACGGGGCATTTGCTGACGCGCTTGGCCTTTCCCTTGGAACAGGATTATTTGCACGCTACCCGTTACCGTGGGGCGACCAGCGGTAGCAAAACGATTACGTGGTTGCACAAGCCTGATACGTCACTGGAAGAGCGGCATGTGTTATTGGTCGATGACATTCTTGACGAAGGTTATACCTTGCGTGAAATTACGCAGTGGTGCCGGGAACAGGGCGCGGCGAGTGTACACGTGGCAGTGCTGGCGGATAAGCAACATGCGCGGCGGGTTGACGGCGTGCGGCGCGATTTTTCGGCGTTGGAATTGCCGGATCGCTACGTGTTTGGCTTTGGGATGGATTACAAGGAATATTGGCGCAATGCCAACGGTATTTACGCAGTAAAAGGGTTGTGA
- a CDS encoding quinone-dependent dihydroorotate dehydrogenase has product MYTLLRDLLFLLPAETSHHLSLNSLKLAGKTGLLGKPAALPGKAVTVMGIEFPNPVGLAAGLDKDGEYIDALAALGFGFIEIGTVTPRPQPGNPKPRLFRLPEAQAIINRMGFNNHGIEHLLENVRKARYPGIIGINIGKNFDTPVEKAVDDYLIGLRKAYPVAHYITVNISSPNTPGLRTLQYGDELKRLLVSLREEQSKLAQQVGRYVPVAIKVAPDLSEVEIRDMAQVFSEVQIDGLIATNTTLDKSAVQGLRHANEQGGLSGKPLTQHSTEVIRQFRADMDSRIPIIGVGGILSGADAQAKLAAGASLVQVYSGFIYRGAALIGECVEATKKAG; this is encoded by the coding sequence GTGTACACACTCCTACGCGATCTGCTGTTTTTATTGCCCGCTGAAACCTCACACCATTTGTCATTAAATTCGCTGAAACTGGCGGGCAAAACCGGCTTGTTAGGCAAACCGGCGGCGTTGCCGGGTAAGGCTGTCACGGTCATGGGCATTGAATTTCCCAATCCCGTCGGGCTGGCTGCCGGGTTGGATAAAGACGGCGAATACATCGACGCATTGGCAGCTTTGGGATTTGGCTTTATTGAAATTGGCACGGTGACACCGCGCCCGCAACCCGGCAACCCGAAGCCACGTCTGTTTCGCTTGCCGGAAGCCCAAGCCATTATCAATCGCATGGGCTTCAATAATCATGGCATTGAGCATTTGCTGGAAAATGTCCGCAAGGCGCGTTATCCCGGCATTATTGGGATCAATATCGGTAAAAACTTCGATACCCCGGTTGAAAAAGCGGTGGATGATTACCTGATTGGTTTGCGTAAAGCTTACCCTGTGGCGCATTACATCACGGTCAATATTTCTTCGCCGAATACGCCGGGTTTGCGTACCTTGCAATACGGGGATGAATTGAAGCGTTTGTTGGTCAGCTTGCGTGAAGAGCAGAGCAAACTGGCGCAGCAAGTCGGGCGTTACGTGCCAGTGGCGATTAAGGTTGCGCCGGATTTGAGCGAAGTGGAAATCCGCGACATGGCACAGGTGTTTTCTGAGGTGCAGATTGATGGCTTGATTGCGACCAACACGACTTTGGATAAATCAGCCGTGCAAGGTTTGCGCCATGCCAATGAACAAGGTGGATTGAGCGGTAAGCCGTTGACACAGCATTCGACGGAAGTGATTCGGCAGTTCCGCGCGGATATGGATAGCCGGATTCCGATTATTGGGGTCGGGGGAATTTTGTCGGGGGCGGATGCGCAAGCGAAATTGGCAGCCGGTGCGAGTTTGGTGCAGGTTTACAGCGGGTTTATTTACCGGGGGGCGGCGCTGATCGGTGAGTGTGTGGAGGCTACAAAAAAGGCCGGGTGA
- the htpX gene encoding protease HtpX, which translates to MMRIILLALTNFAVMAVLFVSMNIIGRLFGINMSAGSMSGILIMAVIFGFGGSFISLLMSKWMAKRSMGVQIIENPQTAQERWLVETVRRQAEKSGIGMPEVGIFYSPDPNAFATGASRNNALVAVSQGLLDHMTADEVEAVLGHEIGHVANGDMVTQTLLQGVLNTFVIIFARLIGMVIDNFFRGNNSENSGPGIGYYVGSFIADILLGFLATAIVMWFSRYREFKADIAGADLAGRQKMINALKRLQSAHAVHDLPGEMAAFGIAGGLGSGLKKIFMTHPPLEDRIAALQNMH; encoded by the coding sequence ATGATGCGGATTATTTTACTGGCACTGACCAACTTTGCGGTCATGGCTGTGTTGTTTGTTTCGATGAATATTATCGGCAGGCTGTTCGGCATTAATATGAGTGCGGGCAGCATGAGCGGCATTCTGATAATGGCAGTCATTTTTGGTTTTGGCGGCTCATTTATCAGCTTGCTAATGTCCAAATGGATGGCAAAGCGCAGCATGGGCGTGCAAATCATTGAAAATCCACAAACTGCGCAAGAACGGTGGTTGGTGGAAACCGTGCGTCGCCAAGCCGAAAAATCGGGCATTGGGATGCCTGAAGTCGGGATTTTCTATTCACCCGACCCGAATGCGTTTGCGACGGGTGCCAGCCGCAATAATGCGCTGGTAGCGGTCAGCCAAGGCTTGTTGGATCACATGACAGCGGATGAAGTCGAAGCGGTGTTGGGGCATGAAATCGGTCACGTTGCCAATGGCGACATGGTGACGCAAACCTTGCTGCAAGGCGTGTTGAACACCTTTGTAATTATTTTTGCGCGGTTGATTGGCATGGTGATCGATAACTTCTTCCGTGGTAACAATAGCGAAAACAGCGGGCCGGGCATCGGTTATTACGTGGGTTCGTTCATTGCCGATATTCTGCTGGGATTTTTGGCGACCGCGATTGTGATGTGGTTTTCACGTTACCGCGAATTCAAAGCGGATATTGCCGGTGCGGATTTGGCCGGTCGTCAGAAAATGATCAATGCGCTGAAACGCTTGCAAAGTGCCCATGCGGTACACGATTTGCCCGGTGAAATGGCAGCATTCGGTATCGCGGGCGGTTTAGGCAGTGGCTTGAAGAAAATCTTCATGACCCACCCGCCGCTGGAAGACCGGATTGCAGCGCTGCAAAACATGCACTAA
- the parC gene encoding DNA topoisomerase IV subunit A — protein sequence MNYEGIETLPLQEYTEKAYLDYSMYVILDRALPHLGDGLKPVQRRIVYAMSELGLTAASKHKKSARTVGDVLGKFHPHGDSACYEAMVLMAQPFSYRYTLVDGQGNWGSQDDPKSFAAMRYTESRLTAYAKVLLQELGQGTAQWQPNFDGSLEEPTILPARLPNILLNGGSGIAVGMATDIPPHNLREVVNACLHLLDHPNATLQDLHQYIPAPDFPTEAEIITPAADFLALYEKGNGTFRMRARYEIEDGDIIITALPYQVSGSKILEQIAAQMQAKKLPLVEDLRDESDHEQPVRLVIVPRSNRVDVDMLMSHLFASTDLERSYRVNMNMIGLNGRPQVKNLLHILTEWLTFRRQTVTRRLQWRLDKVEKRLHLLAGLLVAFLNIDEVIHIIRTEDEPKAVLMRRFELTEIQADYILDTKLRQLARLEEMKIRGELDELEKEKETLLALLGSDTKLTSLIRKELKEDAKLYGDARRSPLQERAAAQVLDETALTPSEPVTVVVSKMGWIRSAKGHDIDPASLSYKQGDEFLTSVRGRSSQQVVLLDSTGRTYSLPANALPSARGQGEPLTGKLAPPAGAKFQYALMGKDSDNYLLHSAEGYGFLCTFGEMQSRVKAGKVTLTVGDGVAILPPLLVTDVATDSLVLVSSSGYVLVMGLQDVPQLSKGKGNKLISLKKGGLGIADETVQFAVILPANAALLIRAGKQFKTIKGAELEEYRSERAKRGKLLPKGYQNVTGLEISVN from the coding sequence ATGAACTACGAAGGCATCGAAACCCTCCCGCTACAGGAATACACCGAGAAAGCCTATCTCGACTATTCCATGTACGTCATTCTTGACCGCGCTTTGCCGCATCTTGGCGACGGCTTAAAGCCCGTACAACGCCGCATTGTCTACGCCATGTCCGAATTAGGGCTGACGGCGGCCTCCAAACACAAAAAATCAGCGCGTACCGTCGGTGACGTATTGGGTAAATTCCACCCGCACGGTGACTCGGCGTGTTACGAAGCGATGGTGTTAATGGCGCAACCGTTTTCCTACCGCTACACGCTGGTGGATGGGCAGGGCAACTGGGGTTCGCAAGATGACCCGAAATCGTTTGCGGCAATGCGTTACACCGAATCGCGTTTGACCGCTTACGCCAAAGTATTGCTGCAAGAATTGGGGCAGGGCACGGCGCAATGGCAACCGAATTTTGATGGGTCATTGGAAGAGCCAACCATTTTGCCCGCACGTTTGCCGAATATTTTGCTCAACGGTGGCAGCGGCATTGCGGTGGGGATGGCGACCGATATTCCGCCGCATAATTTGCGTGAAGTGGTGAATGCGTGTTTGCATTTGCTGGATCATCCGAATGCGACCTTGCAGGATTTGCATCAGTACATTCCCGCGCCAGATTTTCCTACCGAAGCCGAAATCATTACGCCAGCGGCGGATTTCCTCGCGCTGTATGAAAAGGGTAACGGCACGTTTAGAATGCGGGCGCGTTACGAAATCGAAGACGGCGACATTATTATTACTGCCTTGCCGTATCAGGTGTCGGGTAGCAAGATTCTGGAGCAAATCGCCGCGCAAATGCAGGCGAAGAAACTGCCGTTGGTGGAAGATTTACGCGATGAATCCGACCACGAACAGCCGGTACGTTTGGTGATTGTGCCGCGTTCCAACCGCGTGGACGTGGACATGCTGATGTCGCATTTGTTCGCCAGCACCGATTTAGAGCGCAGTTACCGCGTCAATATGAATATGATCGGCCTGAATGGTCGCCCGCAAGTCAAAAACTTGCTGCATATTTTGACCGAATGGCTGACCTTCCGGCGGCAAACGGTGACGCGCCGCTTGCAATGGCGGCTGGATAAAGTCGAAAAACGCCTGCATTTGTTGGCAGGTTTGCTGGTGGCATTCCTCAATATTGATGAAGTGATCCACATTATCCGCACCGAAGACGAGCCGAAAGCGGTGTTGATGCGCCGCTTCGAGTTGACCGAAATTCAGGCGGATTACATCCTCGATACCAAATTGCGCCAGTTGGCACGTTTGGAAGAAATGAAGATTCGCGGCGAATTGGACGAGTTGGAAAAGGAAAAAGAAACTTTGCTGGCATTGCTGGGTTCGGATACTAAATTGACCAGTTTGATTCGCAAAGAGCTGAAAGAAGATGCGAAGTTGTACGGCGATGCGCGGCGTTCGCCCTTGCAAGAACGGGCGGCGGCACAAGTGTTGGACGAAACCGCGCTGACACCTTCTGAGCCGGTGACGGTGGTGGTGTCAAAAATGGGCTGGATTCGCTCGGCAAAAGGGCATGATATTGACCCCGCTTCATTGAGCTATAAGCAGGGTGATGAATTCCTCACTTCGGTACGTGGGCGTTCCAGCCAGCAAGTGGTGTTGCTGGACAGTACCGGGCGCACCTATTCCTTGCCTGCCAATGCCTTGCCATCGGCACGCGGGCAGGGTGAACCGTTGACGGGCAAGCTGGCACCACCGGCAGGCGCGAAGTTCCAATACGCACTGATGGGTAAAGACAGTGACAATTATTTGCTGCATTCGGCGGAAGGCTACGGTTTCTTGTGTACGTTTGGTGAGATGCAAAGCCGGGTGAAAGCAGGCAAAGTGACGCTGACCGTGGGTGACGGCGTGGCGATTTTGCCGCCATTATTGGTGACGGATGTGGCTACCGATTCGCTGGTGTTGGTGTCATCGTCAGGTTATGTGTTGGTGATGGGCTTGCAAGATGTGCCGCAGCTTTCCAAAGGTAAGGGCAATAAGTTGATCAGCCTGAAAAAAGGCGGGTTGGGCATTGCCGATGAAACGGTGCAATTCGCGGTGATTTTGCCAGCAAATGCGGCGTTGCTGATTCGGGCGGGTAAGCAGTTCAAAACCATCAAAGGTGCGGAACTGGAAGAATACCGCAGTGAACGTGCGAAACGTGGCAAATTGTTACCAAAAGGTTACCAAAATGTCACTGGTCTGGAGATAAGCGTCAATTAG
- the apbC gene encoding iron-sulfur cluster carrier protein ApbC has product MTDMTRDHVETLLKGIKDRYLEQDIVSLHQVKDIRVEGGHVAVSVVQGYPAGNYRDELAAEIKAALAAAGATNTDVSVTTQVAAHAVQKSVKRKDGIKNIIAVASGKGGVGKSTTAVNLALALKADGATVGMLDADIYGPSQPRMLGISGQPESSDGKSLEPMQNHGIKAMSIGFLIEEDTPMIWRGPMVTQALEQLLGDTNWGDLDYLVIDLPPGTGDIQLTLSQKIPVSGAIIVTTPQDIALLDARKGLKMFEKVEVPILGIVENMSMHICSNCGTVEHIFGEGGGQRMAEQYGVNYLGGLPLDIKIREQVDNGNPTVVADPDGAVTQIYKEIARKASARLAQKAKDYSTKFPTIKIMNV; this is encoded by the coding sequence ATGACAGACATGACCCGTGACCACGTTGAAACGCTATTGAAAGGCATCAAAGACCGTTATTTGGAGCAGGACATCGTATCCCTGCATCAAGTAAAAGACATCCGTGTGGAAGGCGGCCACGTAGCCGTCAGCGTGGTGCAAGGCTATCCGGCGGGCAACTATCGGGATGAATTGGCAGCAGAAATCAAAGCCGCCTTAGCCGCCGCTGGCGCAACCAACACAGACGTCAGCGTCACCACCCAAGTGGCAGCACACGCTGTGCAGAAAAGCGTCAAGCGTAAAGACGGCATTAAAAACATTATCGCGGTCGCTTCCGGCAAAGGTGGGGTCGGCAAATCCACCACCGCCGTCAACCTCGCACTAGCCCTGAAAGCCGACGGCGCAACAGTCGGCATGTTGGACGCGGACATTTACGGCCCCAGCCAGCCGCGCATGTTGGGCATCAGCGGTCAACCCGAATCCAGCGATGGCAAAAGCCTAGAGCCAATGCAAAACCACGGCATTAAAGCCATGTCGATTGGTTTTCTGATCGAAGAAGACACCCCCATGATCTGGCGCGGCCCGATGGTCACACAAGCACTGGAACAATTGCTGGGTGACACCAACTGGGGCGATTTGGATTATCTGGTCATCGACCTGCCACCCGGCACGGGCGACATTCAATTGACGCTTTCCCAGAAAATCCCGGTATCTGGCGCGATCATTGTCACCACTCCACAAGACATTGCTTTGTTGGATGCGCGTAAAGGTCTGAAAATGTTTGAGAAAGTCGAAGTGCCGATCTTGGGTATTGTCGAAAACATGAGTATGCACATTTGTAGCAACTGCGGCACGGTCGAACACATCTTCGGCGAAGGCGGCGGTCAACGCATGGCAGAGCAATACGGCGTGAATTACCTCGGTGGTCTGCCACTCGACATCAAAATCCGTGAGCAAGTCGACAACGGCAACCCGACCGTGGTGGCTGACCCGGATGGCGCGGTCACGCAAATCTACAAAGAGATTGCCCGCAAAGCGTCGGCACGTTTGGCACAAAAAGCCAAAGACTACAGCACCAAGTTCCCGACCATTAAGATCATGAACGTTTAA
- a CDS encoding phage integrase N-terminal SAM-like domain-containing protein: MRTKQYIAYFPDDHIRTHTPQQVEEYLTKVGREVNLKAWQFGQVVDAIRILFCLALKKSWANDFDWEYWSASAKKLEANHATVARDYTDALEGLEGLEMLEGEERCSNELYQRYQPALAEVVKVVRLKNYAMRTEQTYRGWISRFFYFHKPNDVHDLGGKEVKQYLEYLVLKRNVSVSTQKQALNALAFLFNQVWKKPLDDLGDFIGSKRPRKLPVVLSRDEVRRVFQHLKGTHHLMTGLLYGGGLRLMECVTLRILDVDFDYNQLLIRNAKGFKDRIVPLPERFKEALIYTHVLNTLGISVRSPADMI; this comes from the coding sequence TTGCGTACTAAGCAGTATATTGCTTACTTTCCCGACGACCATATCCGTACCCATACACCCCAACAGGTAGAGGAATATCTCACCAAAGTGGGGCGTGAAGTCAACTTGAAAGCCTGGCAATTTGGGCAAGTCGTCGATGCTATACGGATTCTGTTTTGTCTGGCATTGAAAAAAAGTTGGGCAAACGACTTCGATTGGGAATATTGGTCAGCGTCGGCGAAAAAGTTGGAAGCCAACCATGCCACCGTTGCCCGCGATTACACGGATGCCCTCGAAGGTCTGGAGGGATTGGAAATGCTCGAAGGGGAAGAGCGTTGTTCCAATGAGCTTTACCAACGTTACCAGCCAGCCTTAGCTGAAGTGGTCAAAGTGGTACGCCTCAAAAATTACGCGATGCGCACTGAACAAACCTATCGTGGTTGGATTTCCCGGTTTTTCTACTTCCACAAACCCAATGACGTGCATGATTTGGGAGGTAAAGAAGTCAAACAATACCTCGAATACCTTGTGCTTAAACGCAATGTGTCGGTTTCCACCCAAAAGCAGGCATTAAATGCGCTTGCGTTCCTGTTTAATCAAGTCTGGAAAAAGCCGCTGGATGATTTGGGCGACTTTATCGGTTCAAAACGCCCGCGTAAACTGCCGGTGGTGCTGTCCCGCGATGAAGTGCGCCGCGTATTCCAACACCTGAAAGGAACGCATCACTTAATGACGGGCTTGCTCTACGGTGGCGGTTTGCGCCTCATGGAATGCGTGACCTTGCGGATTTTGGATGTGGATTTTGATTACAACCAACTGCTGATCCGCAATGCCAAAGGGTTTAAAGATCGGATTGTGCCATTGCCTGAGCGTTTCAAAGAGGCGCTTATTTATACCCATGTGCTGAATACGCTCGGTATCAGTGTACGCAGCCCCGCCGATATGATTTAG
- a CDS encoding transposase family protein: protein MKYLGNTHSGKKHDKKIADEEQTRLPEGSVILRDLGFKGADMGKGVTVIEPKKKPRNKCLTPQEKEENRQISARRVVVEHIISGIKRCRCLKDVYRNLKDDFDDQIMEIACGLHNLRNSMRNPIY from the coding sequence ATCAAATACTTAGGGAATACCCACTCAGGCAAGAAGCATGACAAGAAAATTGCCGATGAGGAGCAGACCCGATTACCGGAGGGTTCTGTGATTTTACGTGATTTAGGCTTCAAGGGAGCTGACATGGGAAAAGGTGTCACCGTCATTGAGCCAAAAAAGAAGCCACGGAATAAATGCCTGACCCCGCAAGAAAAAGAAGAAAACCGTCAAATTTCTGCCCGCAGGGTAGTCGTTGAACATATCATCAGTGGTATTAAACGCTGCCGATGCCTGAAAGATGTGTACCGTAATTTAAAAGATGACTTTGATGACCAGATTATGGAAATTGCTTGCGGACTACACAACCTGAGAAACTCCATGAGAAATCCCATCTATTGA
- a CDS encoding transposase has translation MAEYSFNALKSNEKAFVAMTSLNVKEFLSLLERFSSAYQTDLHARGKRVNETRGRSDGKLALIEDKLFFILFYLKTYPLQEVLAHSFDLPQSVANHWIHRLCPVLQSALDKMGHKPIRLSSELMGRLAEEGQQELVIDGTERRIQRPVDNDVQREYYSGKKNPIRLKTMSSLAVLTDISNT, from the coding sequence ATGGCGGAGTACAGCTTTAACGCATTGAAATCCAATGAAAAGGCATTTGTTGCCATGACCAGTCTCAACGTCAAGGAGTTTTTGAGTTTGCTCGAACGGTTCAGTTCAGCTTACCAAACTGACCTACACGCACGGGGCAAACGTGTTAATGAGACGCGGGGTCGTTCTGATGGGAAACTGGCATTAATAGAAGACAAACTGTTTTTCATTCTGTTTTACCTGAAGACCTATCCTTTACAAGAAGTGCTGGCGCATTCATTTGATCTTCCCCAAAGTGTGGCAAACCACTGGATACACCGCTTATGCCCGGTATTACAAAGTGCATTGGATAAGATGGGACATAAGCCCATTCGACTATCCTCAGAATTAATGGGACGGCTAGCAGAAGAAGGGCAACAGGAATTGGTTATTGACGGAACAGAGCGGAGAATCCAGCGCCCCGTGGATAATGATGTCCAGCGTGAATACTATAGTGGTAAAAAAAATCCCATACGGTTAAAAACAATGTCATCGTTGGCTGTGCTGACAGACATATCAAATACTTAG
- a CDS encoding type II toxin-antitoxin system Phd/YefM family antitoxin: MEQNIWQLQDAKSKFSQLVDSAIHHKPQFVTKHGSNAVVIISFEDYVRFIKPKDDLVSFFRNSPLVESELDFSRNKDMPRDIEL; the protein is encoded by the coding sequence ATGGAACAGAACATATGGCAACTCCAAGATGCAAAAAGCAAATTCAGCCAATTAGTCGATAGTGCAATACACCACAAACCTCAGTTTGTCACTAAGCATGGAAGCAATGCTGTCGTTATCATTTCATTTGAAGACTATGTAAGATTTATTAAGCCAAAAGATGACTTGGTATCATTCTTCAGAAACTCACCTTTGGTAGAAAGTGAGCTTGATTTCTCAAGAAATAAAGATATGCCAAGAGATATTGAACTATGA
- a CDS encoding type II toxin-antitoxin system VapC family toxin — translation MKYLLDTCVISEVIKREPNKNVISWLQAQDEANLFLSILTFGEIHKGIQKDPDQNRKQKLKIWVEEDLKKRFENRIIPIDLKVVTNWGSIQGLAELAGRTMPTLDGLIAVSGLTYNCAVATRNTSDMEQSTAELFNPWEYH, via the coding sequence ATGAAATACCTACTAGATACCTGTGTTATCTCTGAGGTCATAAAAAGAGAACCCAATAAAAATGTTATTTCATGGTTGCAAGCTCAAGATGAAGCTAATTTATTTTTAAGCATATTAACGTTTGGTGAAATACACAAAGGCATTCAAAAAGATCCCGATCAAAATAGAAAGCAGAAATTAAAGATATGGGTCGAAGAAGACCTAAAAAAACGCTTTGAAAATCGAATTATCCCCATTGACTTAAAAGTTGTGACTAACTGGGGTTCTATTCAAGGTTTAGCGGAACTAGCTGGAAGAACAATGCCAACCCTAGACGGGCTTATAGCCGTTTCAGGACTAACTTATAATTGTGCTGTAGCCACAAGAAACACTTCAGACATGGAACAAAGCACAGCCGAGCTATTCAATCCTTGGGAATATCACTAA
- a CDS encoding methyltransferase domain-containing protein, with protein MPNYYLHTDNAQLALAAITAGLPHVRLSTDLNLSEQDFALSDQHLILDADNRLSIDTLKSIVKKTQRIYLCRDGAMTPLEDRSTGYYKLVPTAGAPLLEISGVKMHISKGTDPFTSASAMAQQAVRKGDKVLDCCSGLGYAAIAAHRLGASEVLSIELSPEVMGLRALNPWSNDLKQAGIAQRQGSSYELISTLPAASFDSVIHDPPRFSLAGELYSEEFYREIFRVLRRDGRLFHYTGNPHVVKKGSSFVDGVIHRLKAAGFRHTQKVEHLMGVSAQK; from the coding sequence ATGCCCAACTACTACCTCCACACAGACAACGCCCAACTAGCCCTAGCAGCCATCACCGCTGGACTTCCCCACGTCCGCCTTTCCACCGACCTGAACCTTTCCGAACAAGACTTTGCCCTAAGTGACCAGCACCTAATACTCGACGCAGACAATCGCCTCTCCATCGACACCCTCAAAAGCATCGTCAAAAAGACCCAGCGAATCTACCTCTGTCGCGATGGCGCAATGACCCCCTTGGAAGACCGCAGCACTGGCTACTACAAGCTCGTACCCACCGCTGGCGCACCGTTGCTAGAAATTAGCGGTGTCAAAATGCACATCTCCAAAGGCACAGACCCCTTTACCAGCGCCTCCGCGATGGCTCAACAAGCCGTGCGCAAAGGTGACAAAGTGCTGGATTGCTGTAGCGGATTAGGCTACGCCGCCATCGCCGCTCACCGCCTCGGTGCAAGCGAAGTCCTCAGCATCGAACTAAGCCCAGAAGTCATGGGGCTACGAGCGCTAAACCCTTGGTCAAACGACTTAAAGCAAGCAGGAATTGCGCAACGCCAAGGCAGCAGCTACGAACTAATAAGCACCCTACCTGCGGCTTCTTTTGATTCAGTCATTCACGACCCCCCGCGTTTTTCCCTCGCCGGAGAGCTATACAGCGAAGAATTCTACCGCGAAATCTTCCGGGTACTACGCCGCGACGGACGGCTGTTCCACTACACCGGCAATCCACACGTCGTCAAAAAAGGCAGCAGCTTTGTCGATGGCGTTATCCACCGCCTCAAAGCCGCAGGCTTCCGACACACACAAAAAGTCGAACACCTGATGGGTGTCAGCGCCCAAAAATAA